The DNA segment AACATCGACGCGCGGCCCTGCGGCCGGGACGTCACCAATCCGCAGTCGCGGAGGCAGGCGAGGTGCGCGGACACGGTCGACTGGGCCAGGCCCAAGTGTGCCGTGAGGTCCACGACCCGGTGTTCGCCTGCGGCGAGGTGGCGCAGGATCGCCAGCCGAGCCGGATCGGAGAGGCTGTGGAACAGCGAGGCGGCCGGCGACAGAGCCCGCGCCTCGTTGACCGCGGGGCCGGTCTCGACCGACTCCTGGACCTGCACTCTCATCGTCACGGGACGATGATAGGTCGCGCGCGCGGATCGCGGCAACGTGCGCCCGCCGCCTCAGCTCTCAGTGACCTCGGTCGACCGCAGCGGCTGGACCAGCCGGTACTTGCCGCCGCCCGTCGGCTGCGGTGGCGCCCCGTCGAGGTGCAGGGCGACGTCGAGTCCGTGCGCGCGCAGCAGTCTGTCGATCTCCGTTGCGAGGCTGCGCCATACCTGTTCGCGGTCGGCGCCGGCTGCCGGCCGGAGACGCACGCTGAGCGCGGTCGGAGCGGTCTGCGCGATCTGGGCCAGCTCGACGCCGGGGATCCGGTCGAGCAGGGCGGACAGGGTCAGCGGCGTGATGGTCACCGGTGAGCCGTGCGCATCCGGAAGGGTGAGGACGTCGGCCGCGCGGCCCTGTACCTGGATCGCCGGCAGCGGATTGCCGCACGCGCAGGGATCAGATCGGGTAAGCACGCTGTCGCCGAGGTCGTAGCGCAGGATCGGCTGCACCCGGTTGGCCAGGTTGGTCAGTAGCACCGTGTGGGACTGCCGCCCGGGCGGAACCGGCCGGTGATCGGCGTCGACCGGCTCGAGGATGGCCCAGTCGCTGTTGACGTGCAGCCAACCCTGTCGACAGCTGAAGCTGAGGAAGGGGCATTCGGTTGCGGCATACGAGTTGCCCACGGTCGCTCCGAACGCGTCGGCGATCCTCCGCCGTTCGTCGGGGGCGAGCCCCTCGGCGGAGAGGGTCACCAACACAGGATTGATGTGCAGCCGCCCGGCCTGCTGTTCGCTGGCCAGCAGAACGGCGGTGCTGGCGTAGGGCGCGAGCAGGGCCGGGCGGAAGGAGTTGAGCTCCGCGACGAGCTGGGTCAGAGGGGTCTGCACGGAAAACAGCCGCACCGTCCGGGCGCCGCGACGGGTGTTGCGCAGCCGGGCCGCTGCGGCGACCGAGGCGAAGTGCCCGCCGGTTGCGCTCACCATCGCCGTGCGGCCGCGGCCGGCGACGATGCGGAACACGTCCCGTGGCCGCAGCCAGCTCGCCAGCATGCGGCCGGCCATCGCGGTTGCCACCACCAAGGCCTGCTGATCGATGAGGAACATCCCGCGGATCCCCGTGGTGCCCGAGGTAGTCGCCACGGTGTTGGCGTTCAGAAAGGGCTGCCCGATCAGCGTGCTGTCGGCAACGAACGCCTCCACCGCCTGACGAGTTACCCGATGATCGGTGACGATCTCGTCGAACCGCGCCATCAGTTCGCGCTTGGTCGTCACCGGCAGCAACGACGGGTCCTCGATGCGTTCCGGCAGCCCGGCGTACAGCTGCCGGTAGAAGGGCGACCGCGTGCGTGTGAACGCGATCAGATCGGCCAGCCGCGCGCGCTGGCGCTCGGCGACCGCAGCCGGCCCCGCGCGGTAGGTGCGCCTTGCGTCCAGCAGCGCGGGCAGGACGTGCGGGTCCGCCGACGTGTTCCTGGCTGCGGTGCGTCGCGGGGAGAGCGGGGGACGCATCATTGCCGCCTCAGGCGACCCGGTCGGCCACGCCGAGGACATAGTGGCCACGTATCCGGGTCCGCCATCGTCGGCCGACGGCAAGGCCCTGCCGCTCGAGCTCGGCGACGAACTCGGCAGCGGTAAATCGGTTCTGCGTGGGGTGGTCGAAGAGCCATCGGTACCCGCGGGTGGCCAGCGCGTCGGCGGTGACCTCGTCGAAGTAGAAGCGGCCTCCAAGGCGCAGCACTCGCGCGACGTCGCGGACTGCCGCCTGCCAGTCCTCGACGTGGTGCAGGATCCCGAAGTCGAACACCGCGTCGTAGCTGCCGTCGGCTGCGTCGAGCGTGCGTCGCAAGTCGGTGACATCCCCGGTGGCGAGCCGGACTCGCTTGCTGTGCCGGGCCAGCCGGCGCCGCGCCCGGTCGACCATCTCGGGATCGAGGTCGACTGCGTCAACGCGGTCGGCACCGAACCGCTCGAGGATGAGCTCGGTGCCGTAGCCCGCGCCGCAGCCCAGCTCGAGTGCTCGCGCCTCGGGTGCCAGCTGCCCGCCCAGCCGGAGGAGTGCCGGGGTCTCGTACCACCGCTGCAGCGCCCGCCGGGCGCCGCTGTTCACCAGGATCGTCTCCACGCGGTTCATGAGCATGCGGATCACTCCATCGCCTGGGCTCATCGGCATCGTCTACGATCGATGAATAGCAGCAGCGACGGTGCATGTCCAGCAGAGCGACAGCCTGGCCCACTCGCCGCCGCCCACCTCAACTGCAAGTAGCCATCCCGGTCACGGCTCTAGCGAGGATGTCGCAGGGCACACACACGATCGGCAGTCGTCCGCGCCCAATAGCGTCTGGAGGTGCTAGCATCGCCAAGAAACGATGCTAGGGCATTGTGGCGTAGACGGGATGACACCCAGCGCTCAGCCGGCCGTCCGATGCCGGTACTCGACCAGAAGGCAGTCATGGAGATCCTCACCTGGACCCTGCAGGCCATCGGCCTGTTCATGGTCACCAACATCGACGACATCATCGTGCTGTCGCTGTTCTACGCGCGGGGCGCCGGCCAGCGGGGCACCACCACCAAGATCCTCGCCGGCCAATACATCGGTTTCGGCGCCATCCTGGCCGCGGCGGTGCTCGTTGCCCTGGGCGCGCGCAGCTTCCTGCCCGAGGAGGCGATTCCGTACTTCGGGCTCATCCCGCTGGTCCTCGGCCTGCTCGCGGCCTGGCGGGTCTGGCGCAGCGATGACGACGACGATGACGACGAGGGCAAGGTCAGCGGCAAGTCGCTCAGCGTGCTCACCATCGCCGCGGTCACCTTCGCCAACGGGGGAGACAACATCGGCGTGTACGTGCCGGTCTTCGCCACCGTCGGCACGGCAGGCATCATCGCCTACTCGATCGTGTTCCTCGCCCTGGTGGCCGTGTTGGTCGCCGCGGCGCGCTTCGTCGCCACGCGCAAGCCGATCGCCGAGGTGCTGGAGCGCTGGGAGCACATCCTGTTCCCGATCGTCCTCATCGGCCTGGGCATTGCCATCCTCGTCGAGGGCGGCGCGTTCGGCCTCTAGGCCTCGTCGACCTCGACGGCCGGGAAGACTGCTCATCGACGTGCACTGGAGGGGAACTGTGGACTACGACCTCGTCGTCCTCGGCGGAGGTAGCGCCGGATATGCTGCAGCGTTGCGCGGCGCGCAGCTCGGCATGACGGTCGCCCTGATCGAGGGCGACAAGCTGGGCGGCACCTGCCTTCACCGCGGATGCATCCCGACCAAGGCGTTGCTGCACTCGGCGGAGGTGGCCGACACCATCCGGGAGAGCGGCACGTTCGGCGTGCTCAGCACCTTCGGCAGCATCGACATGGCCGCCGTGCATGCGTTCAAGGACTCCGTCGTCGGCCGCCTGCACAAGGGGCTGCAGGGCCTCGTGTCGTCTCGCAAGGTCGACCTGATCGGCGGCTGGGGACGGCTCGTCGCCCCGGACACCGTCGAGGTCGACGGCACTCAGTACCGGGGGGCCAACGTCGTGCTGGCCTCCGGGTCCTATCCGAGGTCGCTGCCGGGCCTGGAGATCGGCGGGCGCATCATCACCTCTGAGCAGGCGCTCGAACTGGACCGCGTGCCCGCCAGCGTGATCGTCCTCGGCGGCGGCGTGATTGGCGTCGAGTTCGCCTCGGTCTGGAAGTCGCTGGGCGCCGACGTGACCATCGTCGAGGGCTTGCCCCGCCTGGTGCCCAGTGAGGACGAGGCCCTGTCCAAGGGCCTGGAACGCGCGTTCCGCAAGCGGAAGATCGCCTTCCACACCAGCACGATGTTCGCTGGCGCGACCCAGTCCGACAAGGGCGTTGTGGTCACCACCCAGGACGGGAAGACCCTCGAGGCGGATCTGCTGCTGGTGGCCATCGGTCGCGGGCCGGCCACCGCCGACCTGGGCTACGCGGAGAACGGCATCCCGATGGACCGCGGCTTCGTCCTCACCGACGAGCGGCTGCACACCGGCGTCGACAACGTGTACGCCATCGGCGACATCGTGCCCGGCCTGCAGTTGGCGCACCGCGGCTTCCAGCACGGCATCTTTGTCGCCGAACAGATCGCCGGCCAGAATCCGGCACCGATCATCGAGTCCGGCATCCTACGCGTCACCTACTGCGAGCCCCAGATCGGATCGGTGGGACTCACCGAGGCGCAGGCCCGGGAGCAGTACGGCGCCGACCGCGTCGAGATCACCGAGTACAACCTGGCCGGCAACGCGAAGAGTCAGATGCTGCAGACCGCCGGCTTCATCAAATTGGTGCGGGAGACGGACGGCCCCATCGTCGGTGTCCACATGCTCGGCGCTCGGGTCGGCGAGCTCATCGGCGAGGGCCAGATGATGGTCAACTGGGAGGCCTATCCCGACGACGTCGCCCGCCTCGTGCACGCCCACCCCACGCAGAACGACGCCATCGGTGAAGCCGCCTTGGCTCTCGCAGGCAAGCCCTTGCATGCGCACGACTGACGGCGCGCCCTCAGCGCCTTACGTGATGCGGGCCCGCGCGTGGCAACCCGGCGGTCACTCAATAGCGGAACTTTGCGACCGAACTGTGGAGTGAGGTCGCCATGCGGGCGACCTCGTCGATGGCGCTCTGCGCCTCGGTCATCGCGCGGGTCGTGGATGTGGTGGCCGTCGCGACGGCGTTGATGTTCTCCGCAATCTGGCTCGCCGAGAGCGCCGCCTTGGGCCGCTGTCCGCGATGTCAGTCACCCGTGCGGGCGGCGAATTGTTCCCGCGGCGGCCGTTAGATCATCGGACCGCCGATCAGCTGGAGCAGTCGCGGCCGGGTCAGCGGGCGGGCGAGGCAGCACTGGACGGCGTCACGGGAGGTGCTGCCGCGGTCCGCTGCGGGCGGAGGAAGAGGATGAGGACCGGCACGATGTAGATCGACCAAGCGATCGCCTGCAGCCAGCTGGTGGTCGGGGTGAAGTTGAGGGTGCCCCGGAGCAGGGTGCCGTACCAGCTGTCCGGCGGCACCGTGGTGGAGACGTCGAACGCCAGGGTGTTCTGTCCCGGCAGGAGGCCAGCTTCCTGCAAGTCGTACACGCCATAGGACAGCACGCCGGCCGCAACGACGACGAGCAGGGACCCGGTCCAGCGGAAGAACGTGGCGAGGTTGATCCGCAGCGCGCCCTTGTAGAACAGGTAGCCCAGCAGCAGGGCGGTGAGCAGACCGAGCGCTGCGCCGATCACAGGCTGGGTGTTCTGGCCGGTGGCCTGGACCGTCGACCAAATGAAAAGGGCCGTCTCCAGGCCCTCGCGGCCGACCGCGAGGAATGCGGTCACAACCAACGACCCTGTGCCCATTGCCAGCGCGGCCTGCATCCGGCCATGCAGTTCCGCGGACAGCGACCGGGCGGTGCGCCGCATCCAGAACACCATCCAGGTGACGAAGCCGACGGCGACGATCGAGAGGATGCCGCCGAAGGCCTCCTGCGCCTGGAAGCTGAGAACGCTGGAGGTGAAGGTCAGCAGGGCGCCGAATGCCAAGCTCAACAGCACGGCCGCGAGAACGCCGGTCCACACGGGAGCGAGTCGATCTCGGCGCCCGGCCTTGACCAGATAGGCCACGAGGATGCTCACCACCAGCGCGGCCTCAAGGCCCTCACGCAGACCGATCAGGTAGTTGGCGAACACGGGGGCTCCCTAGGTCGAGGCATATGAAGCTAGCCTTACCTCACCACGTCGCCAACGCGGGGTTCGCCAGCGGCCCTTCGACACAGGCGTTGCCTCTGACTCCGTCGGGCGGTGTGGGAGGGCGCCCGGGAGAGGGCCAACTCAGCACGCTTGAGCTCCTCACCCGTTACGGTCCCTCTCGCGCCAACCTCACCCCTGCGGCCCAACCGGCGATCTGCCGCTCGAGCTCGCTGTCATTTCGGCCCTCTGGCTGCGCCCGCCCTTCCCAACTGCACCGGCGACTCCGGACGGCTGGAACCTGACGGTCAGCGCCATGGTCGTCGTAACTAGTCAGCTCGTGTTCATGGGCGGCGGACGAGCCTGGCGCAGTACCCCGCCGCGACTGGCACTGCCTGGCCTAGATATGTCAACCGCGAACAGCGCTCGAGGGCGTGTGACAAGACAGGCTCCCGGTGATGGCCCGGAGCGACCTGACCGCGGTGATGCGCCGCCTCGACGTCCGCACCCGCACCCAGCTGGCCATCCTGCTCAACCGCGACCACTCGCCGGCGGCGTAGCGGGGAGGGTCCTCCCCGCTACGTCACCCCTCCCGCTACGTGACGTCGCGGCGGGTGAGGAGCAGACCGGTCAGCGCGGTGAAGACGACGAGGAAGCCGGCCAGCACCCACGCCGCCTGACCGCCGTCGACGATCGCCGCGACACCCGGGGTGCGCAGCTCCGCGTGGTCCCCGGCCAGCGCGGCCACCAGCGACCCGGCGTTGACCCCGGGCAGCGCGGCCTGCGCCGCGTCGAACGCGCCGAGCAGCGGAGCGGCGACGTTGACGACCAGGTTCTCGATCGCCAGCACCCAGACCAGCCCCAGCCCGATCGGCAGCGCGGTGCTGCGCAGCGCCGTCCCCAGCAGCATCCCCAGCGCGCCCCACGTGGCGGCGATGAGCAGCCCGCCGCCGAACCCGCGCAGCAGCTGCCCGGCCCCGGGCCAGTCGACGGTCGCCGAGGCGCCGGCCGCGATCGCCCAGCTCACCAGGGCGGTGAGCAGGAAGCTCAGCAGCACGGTCGCGGCCAGCACCACCAGCAGCGCCAGCAGCTGACCGGCGAGGACCGTCAGCCGGCGGGGGCCCTGGGCGAGCAGCGTCTTGAGCGTGCCCCAGCCGTACTCGCTGCCGGCCAGCAGCGCGCCGAGGGTGAGCAGCAGGGCCCCGCCGAACAGCGGCAGCCCGGACAGCGTGTTCTCCACCAGCCGGTCGGGCAGCGTGCTCGCCAGCAGCGCCTCGGGCGGGCTGCCCCTCGTAGGAGGAGCCGCGTAATAACTTCGTATAGCATACATTATACGAAGTTATACGATGTCCGGGCTGCCGCTGTTCGGCGGGGCCCTGCTGCTCACCCTCGGCGCGCTGCTGGCCGGCAGCGAGTACGGCTGGGGCACGCTCAAGACGCTGCTCGCCCAGGGCCCCGCCGGCTGACGGTCCTCGCCGGTCAGCTGCTGGCGCTGCTGGTGGTGCTGGCCGCGACCGTGCTGCTGAGCTTCCTGCTCACCGCCCTGGTCGAGCTGGGCGGATCGCGGCCGGCGCCTCGGCGACCGTCGACTGGCCCGGGGCCGGGCAGCTGCTGCGCGGGTTCGGCGGCGGGCTGCTCATCGCCGCCACGTGGGGCGCGCTGGGGATGCTGCTGGGGACGGGCGCTGCGCAGCACCGCGCTGCCGATCGGGCTGGGGCTGGTCTGGGTGCTGGCGATCGAGAACCTGGTCGTCAACGTCGCCGCTCCGCTGCTCGGCGCGTTCGACCTCGTATAACTTCGTATAATGTATGCTATACGAAGTTATTACGGCTGGTCGGCCGGATCAGCCCGAGCAGGGCCCGCAGGGTCGTCGTCTTGCCGGCGCCGTTGGGGCCGAGGAAGCCGTACACCTCCCCGCGACGGACGGTGAGGGACAGGTCGTCGACGACGGTGCGGCTCCCGTAGCGCTTGGTGAGCCCGTCCAGCACCACGACCTCGTCACCGGGCCCACCGGTCTCCTGTACTGGCTGCATGGCGGGACTGTGCCCCCGCCCGCCGAGCGCTGTCGACCGCTGCACCGGGCGTGGCGCGCCGATTCCCCCCGGAGGTGGGGGGGCTTCCGGCCCGCGGCGCGCTTGCGGCTGCGACCTCAGGCACGACCCGGCCACGACCCGGCCACGACCCAGGTCGCACCCACTCCGACGCAGGTTGGGTCTGCTACATCGGGTGGGCCACGAGTCGACTCCTGTCATCTTGGGCTCGGTCGCTCGCTTTGCGGCGGCGCCGACCGACTGGTGGGACCTTGATCTGCCCGTCGGCCGTCTTGCCGTCCACGGCCGCCATCCATCACGATCGGCGAGCGACGCGCTTCTCGGTCTCATCAGCCTGATCGTTCGCTTGCTCCCAGGACAGCGGGCCTCGCGGCCGCCTTCACGGCGCTGGAGCGGGCAGGCGGGACCTCACCGGCCGCCCAAAACCACGACCAGGCCCTCGACGACCAGCCCGCCCGGTCGAGTCCCGAGGAGAAGCCAAGCCCGCGATCGTGACCGTCACAGGGAACCTGGCCGGGGACCCATAGTTGCCACTGTCCCGGCCAGCGAAGCCACCGGGAAGAACCGGCAAGTGCGCGAACCTGCGCCTGGCGGTCAGCGGGACGCCAGCAAGCGCGTGTCGACCGAACCGCTGTCATACAACGTCGCAGTGCGGCGATCGGCGACCGCGGACACCGCGTGACTGTTCGCGACCGGGCGCTCGTGCGCGGGGACCTACGGGTGCAGTTGTGATCGTCGTCGCAGTCCAGAGAATCCCAACTGCGCTACTCCACTTCGGAGGGTGTTGCCCTCGACGCTCCCTCAGGTCGAAACTCATGGTCCGTCGCCAGCGGCCTTCCTGTTCCACAGCTTGTCTGACCCGACGCGCCTGGCGATACTGCGCCACCTGAGCCTCGGCGAGCACCGCGTCGTCGAGCTGACCGGGCACCTGAGCCTTTGCACAGTCGACGTCTCCAGTCCCCGGACAGGTCTGGCATCCCCGGGACGGGCGGATCGTGGAGCTGGTACTGCACCAGCAGGACCACAACTACCTCGGCCGCGATTCGTGCTGGCTATCGCGGCGGCCAGCGTCGCCTGACGCGGAGGTTCTTGGCGCACTCCGTGGGTGTAAGGCAACTTCGCGGGACACTGTGAACGGTTCCTGCCACACCGCGGTGGAGCAGGTGACGCGAATCCGACCCGCACGGTCAGCTCGGGAAGGGTGGTTCTGCCGAGCGGTGTCTCCGCTGATCAACGCCGGTTACGACGGGGCCATGCCTTCCGATTGCCTCAGTGCCGCGCTCATGGAGGCGGCGAGAGCGGCATCTCGCTCTTGCTCTGCGCGCTGATAGCGCAACGCTGCGGCGGGCGAGGCGTGCCCGAGCCGGTGCATCAACTCCCTGGTGGTGGCTCCATGCCGCGCGGCGATGGTGGCGCCCCAACCCCGCAGGTCGTGCAGGTGAGAGCCGGCCGGGAGCCCGGCTGCCTCCGCAGCTGGTGCCCACACCCGTGAGGAAAAGTTGTTGCGCCGGATGGGCCCGCCCTTCGGCCCCACGAAGACCAGTCCCTGGGCACCGGCCTGGGCGTACATCGCGAGGTGGTGCTCGAGGTCGCCGATGATGTGCGGCGGGATCGCCACAGCTCGGCGACCAGCGACCGACTTCGGCGGACCGTAGGAACGCCCCTGTCCGATCACATCGACGACGGCGCTCTTCACGCTTACGGTTCCCGCCTTTAGGTCGAGATGCTCTCGGCGCAGTGCTGAAAGCTCACCGATGCGGAGGCCCGTCCAGGCGGCCAGGAGGATGAGCGCTCGCCACCGATCCTCGACGGCATCGACTAGCGCCTGGACTTGAGCAAGGCTGAACATCGGTCGCTCGCTGGACCGTTCCTGCCCCGCCCCGCGGATGGCGCATGGGTTCCGGCCGATGAGGTTGTCGTCCACGGCCGTGGTGCAGATGGCACGCAGCAGTCGGTAGCACTTGGCCGCCGTGACCTGGCCTGGCCCTCCCGGACCGCTGAGCTTGCCGTACCAGGCCCGGACGGCCGACGTCTCCAGTTGGCGAAGTTGTGTCGCTCCCAAAGCCGGGATGATGTGGTTCTTGAGCTGTGCCCGGTAGAGCTCCGCGGTGCGAGGGGCCAGCGGCCGGCCCCGGACTAGGCGAGTCTCGACCCACCGCTCGGCGTAGCCCTTGAGCGTCTCCTTGCCCGCCTTCGGGTTGGCCCATCGGCCCGAGTCCATCTCGGTCTGCGCTCTTGCGAGCCACCTATCGGCCTCAGCTTTGGTGGCGAATGTGGACGGCGCCGAGACTTGGGTCCCCGAGCCATCCGGATAGCGGGCTTGGTAGCGGCCAGAGGAAAGCTTGCGGACCGTGCCCCAGCCTCTTCGACTCATGACGACCTCTCCGTGTCTTACAGCCGAGGGGAGCGTCGCGTGACCGCGGGGAGGTGTCGGCGCCTCGGCGTCGATCAGCTCTTGCACTCCACTGCTTCAGCGGAGGTCTTGACTTCCTCAGGTCGATGTGCAGTGATCGACTGATCAAGGAAGCTGGGAGCGTCAGTACTTGGCTTCGCATGAGCTCGGTCGTATCGCCGCAGACCTCGTGTCATGTCGTCGCTGACGGAGGACAAAGGGACGGCGTACATGTGGCCTAGCGGGGATGAGTAACGCCGCGGTCTTCCGCTTCCCCTAGTCGCGCTACAACGGTCGTTGCCTGCATGCCGGGGGTCGCCTACTCCTCACTCGTGACACGTCCGGCCTCGATGAATGCGTCGAGCGTTGAGCGCTGGAGCCTGACGTACTTGCCGAGCTTGACGTAGGTGATTCGCCGTTGAGCGATCAGCCGGCGGATGAAGCGTTCTCCGGTGCCCAGGTAGTCCCCCGCCTCGACGACTGTCAGCAGGGGGTCGTTCCGTTCGGTTGGCGCCACTCGTTCCGACGTCGTCACGGACATCAGGTACCGACCTGCGGGCGAACAGGGCGTCCGCGAACGGGGCGGTCGGTGTCGAAGGCCGGGATGGAACCGGAGAGCCATCGAGGACGCCGTGCTTGGTCATCGGTTGCGGATTTCATGCATGAAGCCTGGCGCGCGATGTTCCGGTTTCTCTCCCGTCTGGGCATCGGGATCGATCGATAGGCCGTGACAACACAAGCGGTGCTGGCAGCAGTGTCGTGGCCGTCGGCATCGCCCAGCACGCCATCCTCCAGTTGGTCTCCAGGGCCCATGGGCGGAGGGAGCTTCCCGGGCTGCGGGATGACGTCGCTGCGCGCCGCGCAGCACGAGCGTTGGGAGTCCGAGGCAGCCACGCGGGCGCTAGGGTTCAGCGCCACGGGCGGGTGTCCACCAAACGGGTCATGTGGGGGAGAGCTGCCATGGCGCGGCCACTGCTTCGAGGCGACCGCTTGCAGGCTGCCCGTGAGGCCGTGGGGCTGACGAGAGAAGAGTTGGCCACGAAGTTGGGGCTCTCCGGCCCGGCGCGTGTCCGGGTGTGGGAGACGGGTCTCGAGCGTCCGCGACCCCGCTTCGTGCCGCGGCTGGCATCCGCGCTGGGCGTCGACCCGTTGTACCTGCTCGACGTCGATGCAGGGGACCCGCCCTTGGCGGCCCTCCGCCTAGCTGCCGGCTTCGCCACGAACCAGGTGACTGCTCCGGGTCTGTCCGTCATGACGTACGTGCGCCTGGAGGACGGTCGCCCCGGTGTGGATGACTCCGCCAAGGTGATCGCCGCCGTCGCCGAAGTCCTCGGCATGGACGTCGCCCGCGTGGAGGCGGCCGTCCGCCGTTCCCGTAGCAACCACGCGGCCTTGGCGTCTTTCGGCGGCTGAACAGGAGAATTACGGGGGGAAAGGCTTGCTCTGAAGGGCGATCTTGGTGGTAATTTCCCCCACCCACCGCCCGGGAGGTGCCCATGGCCCGCACGACCGAGTCGAACGCGACATCGGCCAGCGTGCCCTTGAGGCTCGCAGCGCAACCGCTCTCGGGTCATGCTCGCGCTGCAATGTGGCCTGCTGCCCCGGCGAGGGCAGTCGCGATGACCAGGCGGCGGTGGACGGCCGGCATACCCCTGGTGTTGCTGGCCCTCTCCGGCTGCGCGGACGGCGACGCCAGTCCGGACTCCTCACCGAGCGCGGTCACGTCTTCGTCGTCGCGGACTCCGTCCGTCCCTGTGACGAGCAGCGCGCCGACTCCCGAGGAGGAGGCGGCAGAGACCGCGACCATGGTCGTCAACGAGATGCTGCGCGTGACCGACGCGGCCAAGAAGGACCCAGGCGCCAGGGACTGGGAGCCGCAGATCCGGCGGTTGTCAGGCGACCCCGCCGCTCTGCTCGCCGTCACGGCGGTGCGGGATTACGCAACGATCGGTCTCCGTCAGGAAGGCGACACTGCAGTCGAGTTGGAGGTCACCGACGTCGATCTGGCGGCTCCCGAAGGGCCGACCGTGAGGATCACGGGCTGCTACGACAGTCAGAGCACGCGGGTGGTGAAGGTGGAGACCGGCGAGGTCGTGCCACCGGGGACTCCCCTGCGGTACGGCTGGGACATCACCGTGACGCGCTACGAGGCCGAACCTGGATCCCCGTGGCTGGTCAACCAGCTGGACCCGCTGACGGACCGGCCATGCTGAGGGCGGGCGGCGTGGTCCTGCTGGCGGCCGTGATGCTCGCGGCCCCTGGCGGGTTGGGCAGGGCTATGGCAGCACCCGTCGCGTGCGCCAAGCAGGATGCGCAGACCGGCATCTGCCTGGTCGAAGCGACTTCTCCCGGTCAGGATGCGGACGCGGACTCCATAGTCGGCGGTGACAACCTTGGTGGGGGTCGGAACACCGGCGGAGGCGACTCTGTGCCGAGCCCGAGCCCGAGCCCGTGCACCTACTCCGTGGCCCAGCCGCAGCCGGCGCCGACCAGTGCGGTGTGGGACGGACGTTCTCCGGCCGACGGAGTGATGTACGTGCAGGTGTGCCCGCGACCCGACAGGTCCGGACTGACCACAATGCTGATCTTCGTCACAAACAACTCCGCCCCGCCTGCGGGGCCGCCCGTGGACCCGCGCGCGCTGGCGAAGCAGGCAATCGCGTCGCTCGTGATGCGAGCACCGGAGATCCGGCTGGCGCCGCCCCCGGGTTCCACCAGTGGCTTGGTCGGCCTGCCTGTATGGATGTGGACCGAGCGCGGCGAGGAGTTCCTCGGGCCGACGCGGCAGTCCGTCTCGGCCGGTGGCGTCACGGTCGCTGCGGTAGGCGAGGTCAGCCGCATCGTCTGGGACATGGGGGATGGCACGATGGTGACCTGTGGCGCCGGGACGCCGTACTCGCCGGGGGCGGAGGGAAAGTCTCCGGACTGCGGCCATGTCTATGCGCAGGCGTCGAGCCGGCACGTGCCCGGCGGGGGCTCGTGGCCGATCACCGCAACGAGTACGTGGACGGTCACCTGGTCCGGCGGGGGGCTGTCGGGAACAGAGA comes from the Modestobacter italicus genome and includes:
- a CDS encoding ArsR/SmtB family transcription factor, whose translation is MRVQVQESVETGPAVNEARALSPAASLFHSLSDPARLAILRHLAAGEHRVVDLTAHLGLAQSTVSAHLACLRDCGLVTSRPQGRASMFSLATEPNLMELLGAAERLLAETGDAVDLCPTYGSTARRRPRAE
- a CDS encoding cadmium resistance transporter, producing MEILTWTLQAIGLFMVTNIDDIIVLSLFYARGAGQRGTTTKILAGQYIGFGAILAAAVLVALGARSFLPEEAIPYFGLIPLVLGLLAAWRVWRSDDDDDDDEGKVSGKSLSVLTIAAVTFANGGDNIGVYVPVFATVGTAGIIAYSIVFLALVAVLVAAARFVATRKPIAEVLERWEHILFPIVLIGLGIAILVEGGAFGL
- the lpdA gene encoding dihydrolipoyl dehydrogenase gives rise to the protein MDYDLVVLGGGSAGYAAALRGAQLGMTVALIEGDKLGGTCLHRGCIPTKALLHSAEVADTIRESGTFGVLSTFGSIDMAAVHAFKDSVVGRLHKGLQGLVSSRKVDLIGGWGRLVAPDTVEVDGTQYRGANVVLASGSYPRSLPGLEIGGRIITSEQALELDRVPASVIVLGGGVIGVEFASVWKSLGADVTIVEGLPRLVPSEDEALSKGLERAFRKRKIAFHTSTMFAGATQSDKGVVVTTQDGKTLEADLLLVAIGRGPATADLGYAENGIPMDRGFVLTDERLHTGVDNVYAIGDIVPGLQLAHRGFQHGIFVAEQIAGQNPAPIIESGILRVTYCEPQIGSVGLTEAQAREQYGADRVEITEYNLAGNAKSQMLQTAGFIKLVRETDGPIVGVHMLGARVGELIGEGQMMVNWEAYPDDVARLVHAHPTQNDAIGEAALALAGKPLHAHD
- a CDS encoding ABC transporter permease subunit is translated as MYAIRSYYAAPPTRGSPPEALLASTLPDRLVENTLSGLPLFGGALLLTLGALLAGSEYGWGTLKTLLAQGPRRLTVLAGQLLALLVVLAATVLLSFLLTALVSWAIAAGASATVDWPGAGQLLRGFGGGLLIAATWGALGMLLGTALRSTALPIGLGLVWVLAIENLVVNVAAPLLGAFDAAQAALPGVNAGSLVAALAGDHAELRTPGVAAIVDGGQAAWVLAGFLVVFTALTGLLLTRRDVT
- the efeU gene encoding iron uptake transporter permease EfeU, which codes for MFANYLIGLREGLEAALVVSILVAYLVKAGRRDRLAPVWTGVLAAVLLSLAFGALLTFTSSVLSFQAQEAFGGILSIVAVGFVTWMVFWMRRTARSLSAELHGRMQAALAMGTGSLVVTAFLAVGREGLETALFIWSTVQATGQNTQPVIGAALGLLTALLLGYLFYKGALRINLATFFRWTGSLLVVVAAGVLSYGVYDLQEAGLLPGQNTLAFDVSTTVPPDSWYGTLLRGTLNFTPTTSWLQAIAWSIYIVPVLILFLRPQRTAAAPPVTPSSAASPAR
- a CDS encoding class I SAM-dependent methyltransferase, whose product is MLMNRVETILVNSGARRALQRWYETPALLRLGGQLAPEARALELGCGAGYGTELILERFGADRVDAVDLDPEMVDRARRRLARHSKRVRLATGDVTDLRRTLDAADGSYDAVFDFGILHHVEDWQAAVRDVARVLRLGGRFYFDEVTADALATRGYRWLFDHPTQNRFTAAEFVAELERQGLAVGRRWRTRIRGHYVLGVADRVA
- a CDS encoding phenylacetate--CoA ligase family protein produces the protein MRPPLSPRRTAARNTSADPHVLPALLDARRTYRAGPAAVAERQRARLADLIAFTRTRSPFYRQLYAGLPERIEDPSLLPVTTKRELMARFDEIVTDHRVTRQAVEAFVADSTLIGQPFLNANTVATTSGTTGIRGMFLIDQQALVVATAMAGRMLASWLRPRDVFRIVAGRGRTAMVSATGGHFASVAAAARLRNTRRGARTVRLFSVQTPLTQLVAELNSFRPALLAPYASTAVLLASEQQAGRLHINPVLVTLSAEGLAPDERRRIADAFGATVGNSYAATECPFLSFSCRQGWLHVNSDWAILEPVDADHRPVPPGRQSHTVLLTNLANRVQPILRYDLGDSVLTRSDPCACGNPLPAIQVQGRAADVLTLPDAHGSPVTITPLTLSALLDRIPGVELAQIAQTAPTALSVRLRPAAGADREQVWRSLATEIDRLLRAHGLDVALHLDGAPPQPTGGGKYRLVQPLRSTEVTES